In Gimesia panareensis, the genomic window TTTGATCCGGAGACGGGCAAAACACTCTGGCACAATGTTGGCAAAGAGGTCTGGGACGGTACTTCCACCGGCTGGGAACGGCTACCCGTATATAAATGGCGGGGTAATGAAAAACTCTCCAGCTACTCTTCTCCCATTGCAGCGACTATTCACGGCAAGCGGCATCTGCTCTGTCTGATGCGACAGGGACTGGTCTCACTCGATCCCCAGGACGGCTCCGTGAATTTCAAATACTGGTTTCGTTCACTGCTGAGAGATTCCGTCAATGCGGCACGCCCGGTCGTTGTGGATGACAAGATCTTTCTCTCTGCGGCCTACCAGGTTGGCTCTGCATTGCTCGAAGTCAATCCGAACGGGAAAAGCTACAAAGAACTCTGGCGCGATCCCACCAACATGATGACTCACTGGTCCACCAGCATTTATCATGACGGCTACTTTTATGGGTTCAGTGGACGTCATGAGCGGGAAGCAACCATGCGTTGCGTGCGTCTTTCGGACGGCAAAGTCATGTGGGAAACTGATGGTACCTCACCCGTTGCCGGTAAAGTCAAACCGAATCAGATCACGGGAAAATTCCAATGGGTCGATACCGGCAAGGCCGCTCCCTGGCCCTTTTATGGGCGAGGTTCAGCCATCCTGGCGGATAACAAATTTATCGTGCTGGGTGAACGGGGCACACTGGCGATCGTGAATGTGGATCCGGAAAAGTTCGGCGAAGTCTGCCGTACCTCATTCCCCCAAATCACATATCCGGCCTGGGCAGCACCGGTTCTGGCTCACAAAAAACTCTATCTCAGAAGTGAATCACACCTGATTTGCCTGGACTTTGCGAAAAAGTAAGAGTTTAAAGGGAATCGAAAGTCCAGCCTGAGAGTTAACCCTCTGAGGGCTGGGCCGGTTTCTCACTGGGGTTCAGATTCCAGTGCGGTCCCGTCAGGGCATCGAGCAATTCTGAATAGCTGGGCCGTTCCTCTCCCTCGGTCAGCTTCAGACTTTCAGGCATATTTTCGGGCTCGTCTCTCACCCGCTGCACATTCGCCCCCAGGGCGATCAGTTTTTCTTCGAGCCGTTCATAGCCTCGATCCAGATGATAGATGCGACGGATGACAGTCTCCCCTTCGGCAGCCAGTCCCGCCAGAACCAGCGCCGCACTCGCACGCAAATCGGAGGCCATCACACAGGCACCACTCAGGCGAGAGACACCATTCAGAATCGCACTGGCAGATTCACGCCTGATTTTCGCCCCCATCCGCGCCAGTTCCGATGCATGCATGAAACGGTCGGGAAAGACCTTATCGGTCACAATGCTGATCCCCGGTACACAGGCCAGCAGTGACATCAGCTGCGCCTGCACGTCGGTCGGGATCCCAGGATACGGCAGAGCAATACAATCGACCGATTTGAGTGGCTGCGAGACCTGAACCCAGACTGACTGTCTGCGGTCGGGCTGCTGTGGAAATTCCAGACGAATCGTGACGCCAATTTCCCGCAGCTTTTCAATGACGGCAGTAATGTGATCGGGACGCACCTGATTGAGTTGCACATCTCCCCCGGTCATCGCCGCCGCGATCATCAGGGTCGCTGCTTCGATGCGATCCGGGATGACCTCATGCTCCGTCGCCTGCAGACGCTCGACGCCTTCGATCTTCAGAAAGGGAGTCCCCAGCCCTTCAATTCGCGCTCCCGCTGCGTTGAGAAAATTACCGACGTCCACTACTTCCGGTTCACAGGCCGCAGACTCGATTGTCGTCGTCCCCTCCGCCAGCGCCGCAGCGATCATCACATTACAGGTTCCTGTCGCCGTACTCCCAAAGGCCCCCCCCAGAAAAATATTGGCTCCCTGCAAACGGTCAGCCCGGGCAATCACGTATCCCCGGTCGACGCGAATCTGTGCTCCCAGAGCTGCCAGCCCCTTGAGATGCAGATCAATCGGACGATCGCCGATATTGCAACCGCCCGGCAGTGAGACGCAGGCCATCCGCCGCTTGGCCAGTAAGGGCCCGAGCACACATACACTGGCCCGCATGCGCCGCACCAGTTCGTAGTCCGCAATGCAGGCACTTTCATCGACCGTTCGTAAACGCAGAACGCCGGATTCATCCCGCTGGACTTCCATTCCCAGTGAGCCCAGAACCTGGGATTGCGTCGTCACATCGACCAGATTAGGAATGGAATGCAGTGCTGTTTCACCATCACAGGCCAGAGCAGCTGCCATTAATGGCAGCGCCGAATTCTTCGCTCCGCTGACAGTGACACTGCCGGAAAGCCGTTCGCCTCCGCGAACGATAAACATATCCATCCCTGGATCTCCTGGAGTTGACTGGATGAAACTCGTGTGCTGACAGTATAGGTAAACGGTTGATTTTACGATAGACATTTTTGAGCAATGATGACCCGGGAGCGATGCGCCAGATCTGTCTTAACCCTAATATTTCTATAATTTCCGGATGCGGTAAGTAATTCTCTCAGATCAGTTTCCTGCTCCGGGGAGAACTCGAGCAGCAGTTGCCCCCCTTCCTTCAGACAGGGAATCGCTTCCTGAATAATTTTCCAGTAAAAGTCGAGTCCATCAGCTCCCCCTGCCAGCGCCAGACGCGGCTCATGTTGCCTCACATCTGCCTCTAACGTCTCGATTTCCGCATCAGGGATATAAGGGGGGTTGCTGGCGATCAGATCAAACTGTGCCCCTGCCGGGATCTGAGCGAAACAGTCGCTTTTCAGAAACTGGATCCGCTCCTGCAGTCCATTTGTCTCCGCGTTCTTCTGTGCGATGGACAATGCTGCCTCACTGATATCGGTCGCCAGGAATGAGGCATTGGGGCAGTTGGAAGCAGCCGCAATTGCCACACAGCCACTCCCCGTACATAAATCAAGAATCTGAGGGGCCGTCAGCTTCTGTGCTTCCTCGACCAGTTCCATCACCAGCGTTTCGGTATCCGGACGCGGAATCAGCACATTCTGATCTACGAAAAAATCCAGCCCGAAGAACTCTCGTTTGCCGACCAGATAGGCCACCGGTTCTGCATTGGACCGGCGCTGCACCAGCGAACGCATCGTCGCGCGCTGCTGTTCGGTAACCACATCCTCATAGTTGGTATAAAGGCGAATCCGCTCACAGTTTCGTGCGTATGCGAGCAGGACCTCTGCATCCAGACGAGGCGAATCGCTGCCATGCTTAGCCAGATGGGTCGTTGTCCAGTCCAGAATCCGACGCACGGTCCACGGTTCAGCTGACGCATTCGAACCGCTTTCCGGAGTTGAGGAATTTTCTTTCACGTCACGATCCATCGAACTGACAGGCAGCCACAGGCTGACAGCAGCCACGCTTTAATTTTTGTTGGCGCTATCGCCCAGCAGACGCTCTTCGCGGTCAAACTGCAACAGGGCATCGATCAGTTCATCGAGGGCCCCCTGCATGATCTGGTCCAGTTTATACAGCGAAAGGTTAATCCGGTGATCGGTCACACGCCCTTGAGGAAAATTATAGGTCCGGATCCGCTGACTGCGGTCCCCTGAGCCAATCAGCGTCCGTCGCTGATCCGCCCGCTCTTCCGCGGCTTTCTGTTGCATCTGCTCCAGCACACGACTGCGGAGCACGCGCATCGCTTTGGCTTTGTTTTTATGCTGACTTTTTTC contains:
- the murA gene encoding UDP-N-acetylglucosamine 1-carboxyvinyltransferase, whose amino-acid sequence is MDMFIVRGGERLSGSVTVSGAKNSALPLMAAALACDGETALHSIPNLVDVTTQSQVLGSLGMEVQRDESGVLRLRTVDESACIADYELVRRMRASVCVLGPLLAKRRMACVSLPGGCNIGDRPIDLHLKGLAALGAQIRVDRGYVIARADRLQGANIFLGGAFGSTATGTCNVMIAAALAEGTTTIESAACEPEVVDVGNFLNAAGARIEGLGTPFLKIEGVERLQATEHEVIPDRIEAATLMIAAAMTGGDVQLNQVRPDHITAVIEKLREIGVTIRLEFPQQPDRRQSVWVQVSQPLKSVDCIALPYPGIPTDVQAQLMSLLACVPGISIVTDKVFPDRFMHASELARMGAKIRRESASAILNGVSRLSGACVMASDLRASAALVLAGLAAEGETVIRRIYHLDRGYERLEEKLIALGANVQRVRDEPENMPESLKLTEGEERPSYSELLDALTGPHWNLNPSEKPAQPSEG
- the prmC gene encoding peptide chain release factor N(5)-glutamine methyltransferase; translated protein: MAAVSLWLPVSSMDRDVKENSSTPESGSNASAEPWTVRRILDWTTTHLAKHGSDSPRLDAEVLLAYARNCERIRLYTNYEDVVTEQQRATMRSLVQRRSNAEPVAYLVGKREFFGLDFFVDQNVLIPRPDTETLVMELVEEAQKLTAPQILDLCTGSGCVAIAAASNCPNASFLATDISEAALSIAQKNAETNGLQERIQFLKSDCFAQIPAGAQFDLIASNPPYIPDAEIETLEADVRQHEPRLALAGGADGLDFYWKIIQEAIPCLKEGGQLLLEFSPEQETDLRELLTASGNYRNIRVKTDLAHRSRVIIAQKCLS
- a CDS encoding outer membrane protein assembly factor BamB family protein, with the protein product MHTQDQVATRRSRGLKLCFTALLFFLSPALSPDLAQFDASLHAQAPAVKAGNWPYFLGPEQTGISSETNLIDDFPREGPPLLWEKKIGTGYSAPSVLGNRLVIHHRPDDDGPGKEVVECVEADSGKVLWKYEYPSDFRDPYGYNNGPRCSPLLTSKYCYTFGAQGKLYCLTLDQGKEVWHRDCLKDFDVPPGFFGVGATPILEGGKLIVMVGGKPDSGMVAFDPETGKTLWHNVGKEVWDGTSTGWERLPVYKWRGNEKLSSYSSPIAATIHGKRHLLCLMRQGLVSLDPQDGSVNFKYWFRSLLRDSVNAARPVVVDDKIFLSAAYQVGSALLEVNPNGKSYKELWRDPTNMMTHWSTSIYHDGYFYGFSGRHEREATMRCVRLSDGKVMWETDGTSPVAGKVKPNQITGKFQWVDTGKAAPWPFYGRGSAILADNKFIVLGERGTLAIVNVDPEKFGEVCRTSFPQITYPAWAAPVLAHKKLYLRSESHLICLDFAKK